The sequence below is a genomic window from Agrobacterium tumefaciens.
CATGCTTCCCCTCGGCGAAATCACCGAAGAGCAGGTTGACAACACGTTCGCTCGCAATGTGAAGGCGGTCATCTTCACTGTTCAAAAGGCTCTGCCACTGATGGGTCGGGGTTCGTCGATCGTTCTAACGGGTTCGACCGCCGGCACAGAAGGCACGGCCGCATTCTCGGTCTACTCAGCCTCCAAAGCGGCCGTCCGCAACCTCGCCCGCTCCTGGGCTCTCGATCTCAAGGGCACTGGCATCCGCGTCAACGTCGTCTCCCCCGGAGCAACGCGCACGCCCGGACTCGTGGAGCTTGCTGGTGATGACAAGGAGCAGCAGCAGGGTCTGATCGACTACCTAGCTTCCCGTATTCCGCTCGGTCGCGTCGGTGAGCCCGACGAAATCGCCAAGGCGACCCTCTTCCTCGCCTCCGACGATGCGAGCTTCGTCAACGGCGCCGAACTGTTTGCCGATGGTGGCCAAGCCCAGGTCTAAATCCTTGGACGGGAGCGGGCCGCACCCGCTCTTTTTTCTCCTGGGGCACCAGCGTTCACAGACCCATCAGAATGCACCAATCTGTTTCGATGAAGTCGCTCTGGTTCAAACTGCCTCCAAAAAGCAGCGTTGAATCGCTGACTGTTCAGGACTTCAATGAATGAGATACGTTGGCTTCGTTTGTCGCGGAAGACGATGATAAACTTATTCTGATGATTGAGAGAAAATATGGAAATTGAATCCAATACCGACATCGTATCCAATGAGTTGGGATCCTTTACCATTACTCGGGTCGAGGCCAAGAACCCAAAGTGCATTGCTTTGTTCGCAGTCGGTCGTGGCGGTAATCCGTCACGCCACCGTCATTTGCTGCAGACCTTGGCTAACGGGAATTGCACGGTCATCGCACCACACTTCGAAATGCTGACCTCAATCGCCCCGACCAAGGCCGAGTTGGACATGCGCATCCGCAGGCTCGAAGCATCTATAGACGATTGCACCTCCAGCAATCTCCCCATCGTGGGTATCGGGCATTCCATTGGAGCTACGGTTATGCTCGCCCTTCAAGGTGCCGAGGGCGAAACCCTTGATGGGCAGCAACTGATTACAGGCTCCACGCCACGCCTCGAGCGACTGGCAGTCTTCGCTCCGCCAACGGACTTCTTCCGCCGTCCAGGTGCGCTTGACCGTATCAAGATTCCGATGAAAATCTGGGTGGGAGCCAAGGACACAATCACGCCCCCCGCCCAGTCTCGATTTCTCATGGATGTAGTAGCCGCTCAGGCATCTGTGGCGCTCCAAGTTGATCCCGATGCCGGCCATTTTACATACATGGACGAATTGCCACTAAATGTCCCGGAACCTCATCCAGATCGACACACTTTTCTCGCTGGCTTGGCCGATGAAGTAACCGCGTTCTTAGTCGCATAGCGGCTAATGCGGTTAGCAGATAACCGTCATGCCGCGACCGTGGGACAAGCATTGCTTTTAAAACACCCGGTAGGTCCGCATGCTGTCAGCGATTTGTCCACGCGCCCTGGCAGACAGCCGTGAACAGGTCGTTTACGCGTCAATCGACGCCAACGTCGTTCCACTTGGTCTACTGGTCGAGGCAAGTGGCTCGCTGCGTTGCCTCAATGCTCGCTGATAGTGCGGCGAGTTGGCCGGCCACCAGTCGCGCTCAGATCCGCATGGGCAAAATGATCGAACAGACCGTGATTGAATAAACTGTTAGCTCTCACGGAGCCGAGAGCTCGATCCACTGATATGGAATACCGGGCACATCAGTTTCAGCTTTAAGGTAAGCTCGGCCACCCTGGCACAGAGAAAGGAGAAAAAGCCAATCACTCAACCAAACCCTGATCAGATAATCGTACTCGGAGGTTGCGCACTTCTCCTTGGAAATCGGCTCGGTTCCTCGTTGAAACCGATGTCCAGGGGTCAGGCACGGTCGTAAGTGAAGGACGTCAGCAATGTCGTCACGAAGTTGCTCGCCCGTTCCTTTACAAGCACTTCAGTCCACTCGTCGGTTCCTCGAAGTCGCAGATCGGAGTGGATGCTGTCGACCGCAGCTTCTTCAATACGTTTTATATGGGCCTTGAAATTCGCTTCTCCACCGTCGTGGTACATGTCGCGAATGACCATGCGCAGGATTTCCTGGATAGCGATTTGCCACGACGTGTTGATTGCCTGGAGCTCGTTATTATCCGGTGCCATGGGGCTGCTTTCGTTAGAGTGTCACCAGCATGACGCCGTCATGTTGTGGGGTCGGCGTGCAAGGGCAAGGTTAGGCTTGTCTTGCCTTGCGGTTAGCGTAGCGCCGGTCGCGTTCAGCCTTTCGCATCGTCTCATCTTCAATGACCCGGGCTATACGTGCCTTTTCGGCACTCTCCCGCGCTTCGATTTCTGCGACTGCGACCGCCTCAATCGCTGCCTGGCGCTCCAAAGCGTCGGTCTCGATACGCTGCTGTTCCTCAAGCTTCGTGCGCTCGCGTTGAAGACGTCGGTCTTCTCGATCTGTGGCAATGGCTGCTCGTTCTGCCTGTCTTGCCAGCCTGGAAGGTTCTAAAGCGGTCTTTGCCGCGCGGTACGCATTGAGCAGAGCAGCTTTGGCTTCGGTAGATGCGGCGCGACGGTCGGCGACGTCATTGTTTCGGGCGTTCTTCATGGATATCCTGATAATGAGTGGAAGAGAGATCATCGCGTTTTGGCGCGTTTTATGACCGGACTGATGGAGCAGTGGCCCTGCCTTCTTGGCAAGACGTGCCGCTGGCAGCCATTCGGTCTACGGGGCGTGGGCGCCGTATTCCGACACTACCGCAAGGTTGCTTTTGACAGAAAACAACATCTGGATGCCGGTGAGGCAGATCGTCGTCTGCAAGGCGGATCCACTTTGTTTTTCTGCTCTTGTAATCTCAATTGGTTCGGCTTGAAACCGAAACGAAAAAGGCCAGGCAAAACGCCTGACCTTAATGAAGCAGCTTCCGACAGTGCCAGTACATCCGTGGTCAAAGGGAAGCAAATCTTGATTTATGCGGCCTGCAGATTGGTAGCAGACATCTTGCCCGACTTGTTGTCGCGCTCGAGTTCGAAGCCGATCTTCTGGCCTTCAACGAGCTCGCGCATTCCGGCGCGCTCGACAGCGGAGATATGAACGAACGCATCAGCGCCGCCATTGTCGGGCTGGATGAAGCCGAAGCCTTTGGTGGAATTAAACCATTTTACTGTGCCAGTGGTCATGTTGAACCCTTTCAAAGCATAGAGTGTAGGACCGCGAAGCTGATGCTGCGCAGCGAGGAAACCGACTATTTTTGAAATGGAAGTTCGCTTAAAGCGCGGTGCCAATCGCGCGGTAGACAAAGCTCGGCAAGCAAAAGATCGATGGTTTATGTATAACGGACTGAAGTCGTCGCGTCAACGATTAGTTTTCAAATAATGCAAACTCGCCTTTAAATTGTGCGGCGCGTCGCGACGCAGGGGGCCAACTCCTGCCTGCGTGGTGCCGGTTTTTCTATGCGTGGCAACGGTCTGATGGTATCTCTGAACCCCAGGTTTTCTTCAGGGTCCATGTAGCCGACAAGGGCATTAGCCTTATGTGAGAGACCGGACGGGCGTTTCCATACCAATAAAAAATGCCGGCCGCGGCAGCGGCCGGCTCATTTTGGCGATAGCTGCCTCACCTTGCTCAATTCAGGGGAAACGCTCAGGTCGGAAGGTTGCGAGCATTTGATGTTCGGTGCCTGTCGCAATCTCGAACGCGAGCAGCTCGCCCACGATGAGGCCGAGTGTAGCACCGCTGTGGCTGAAGGCCACGTAGTAACCGGAAATACCCTTGATGGCTCCAATCACCGGCTCGCCATCGCCGGGGATCGGTTTGCCACCAACGCCGATGGAAGCCACCTCGAGTTTCGGATTGCCTTCCATCACCCGCGCAGCCTCAACCAAAAGCTCTGAAACCACGCTGTCGTCGATATCATAGCTGCCGTCTGCGCGCACTGTCACACCCTCATCGGCCGCCCAGTCGGCATCCAGTGAGAATGTGCGGCCCGGCGCCGGGCGAACGGCGACGCGCGGTGTATTGAGAACAGCGCGCAGGGGATGGGCGAGCGGCCTCGTCTGCACCAGAAGGGCGATCGGTGTCCCGTCGGCAATGGTCTGTCCGCTTTCCGCAGCCATCTTCGGGACGGCCGGACCGGTGGCAAGCACGACGGCGTCCGCCCGATGGAGAACAGCATTTGCAGTTTGCGCGCCAATGACACGACCACCCTCGATCACCACCCGTGCAGCACCCTGGTCCGTTACCAGAACGCCACCGAGTGCGAAAAACTCCTCAAGCAGCACACCAATCAGCGTCGGCAGATCGACCCAGCCTTCGCCGGGATTGTAGATTGCGCCCTGTGGAGTGATTGCGCCGGCGTCGACACCAGGCACGACGCGGGCGACTTCGGCTGCTGAAAGGCGCTGCGCATCATAGGCAAGCGAAA
It includes:
- a CDS encoding SDR family NAD(P)-dependent oxidoreductase gives rise to the protein MTKRLANKIAIVTGATSGIGLSTARLFAAEGARVYITGRRKDALDEAVATIGHGAVGIQADSAKNDELDEVFAQVKSQQGRLDVLVVNAGGGSMLPLGEITEEQVDNTFARNVKAVIFTVQKALPLMGRGSSIVLTGSTAGTEGTAAFSVYSASKAAVRNLARSWALDLKGTGIRVNVVSPGATRTPGLVELAGDDKEQQQGLIDYLASRIPLGRVGEPDEIAKATLFLASDDASFVNGAELFADGGQAQV
- a CDS encoding DUF6481 family protein; its protein translation is MKNARNNDVADRRAASTEAKAALLNAYRAAKTALEPSRLARQAERAAIATDREDRRLQRERTKLEEQQRIETDALERQAAIEAVAVAEIEARESAEKARIARVIEDETMRKAERDRRYANRKARQA
- a CDS encoding alpha/beta hydrolase, whose amino-acid sequence is MEIESNTDIVSNELGSFTITRVEAKNPKCIALFAVGRGGNPSRHRHLLQTLANGNCTVIAPHFEMLTSIAPTKAELDMRIRRLEASIDDCTSSNLPIVGIGHSIGATVMLALQGAEGETLDGQQLITGSTPRLERLAVFAPPTDFFRRPGALDRIKIPMKIWVGAKDTITPPAQSRFLMDVVAAQASVALQVDPDAGHFTYMDELPLNVPEPHPDRHTFLAGLADEVTAFLVA
- a CDS encoding NAD(P)/FAD-dependent oxidoreductase produces the protein MTDNTISSAVIIGAGIFGVSTGVQLARRGIKVTILNDGPPANGASGRSLSWLNSAGMRSEPYHRLRMAGIDRYRTLAAQNPGAEWLRFDGGLTWDADDERNEIDAAYRHEVSLAYDAQRLSAAEVARVVPGVDAGAITPQGAIYNPGEGWVDLPTLIGVLLEEFFALGGVLVTDQGAARVVIEGGRVIGAQTANAVLHRADAVVLATGPAVPKMAAESGQTIADGTPIALLVQTRPLAHPLRAVLNTPRVAVRPAPGRTFSLDADWAADEGVTVRADGSYDIDDSVVSELLVEAARVMEGNPKLEVASIGVGGKPIPGDGEPVIGAIKGISGYYVAFSHSGATLGLIVGELLAFEIATGTEHQMLATFRPERFP
- a CDS encoding cold-shock protein, translated to MTTGTVKWFNSTKGFGFIQPDNGGADAFVHISAVERAGMRELVEGQKIGFELERDNKSGKMSATNLQAA